From Microlunatus capsulatus, a single genomic window includes:
- the lysX gene encoding bifunctional lysylphosphatidylglycerol synthetase/lysine--tRNA ligase LysX yields MVARLLVLGAVVLGLQALAPGVGWTDLLVDVYSTLVLPVDGATVGFAVFLLILAGGLARRKQAAWVVALVLCGLALLGDVVGVVGLVRASAQAGEGTALPLLARFAVNLAVLGWLTACLVLHRREFDARRPPGRVRSALLTLAVGLVATFGVALLLVTVVPSALVAPRGRSAWVLRQLGTLALDSGGSLTGPVLVAPPSWVSTVIGVLAGLSLLAALVVLMRSQRRASLMTDAEEPRVRALVARSGEDSLAYFATRRDRAVVFAPDGRAAVTYRVDLGVCLAAGDPLGPREQWPAAIDAWRSLCATYGWTPAVIGAGEPGATAYARAGLRVLRLGDEAVLQPRDFHLDDKEMRPVRQAVQRLERAGYRTRVRRQREVPAEELAALVGLVEAWRDAETERGFSMALGRLGDPADGDCLVVEALFPDALVDERGAVAGLLSFVPWGTDGFSLDLMRRHPQADNGVTELMVCAVLAAGRELALRRVSLNFAVFRSAFEEGARIGAGPVLRLWRRLLLVASRWWQIESLYRSNVKYRPLWQPRFLCYAETRDIALVGAASGVAEGFIDLPGFLRSRSRPAAVGAGPARSAPAEPPADPAADPSDAGDARRLPEQVRQRMAVRDDLLARGVDPYPPAFRPARSLAELRLGMTTSVAGRVLAVRDLGGVVFLLVQDWSGRAQLMITREAAGPEALAELRRTVGRGDHVGAEGTVVLSRSGEQSLQVTAWLLTSKALRPPPDLRTGVPDPETRVRQRYLDLTVSPAARGRLVARSGAVRAVRDTLHALGYLEVETPVLQTVHGGANARPFRTHINAYDLELYLRIAPELYLKRLMVGGVDRLFEIGRNFRNEGADATHNPEFTMLEAYQAYGDYTTMRAVAQQLVTEAARAVTGHPVVEGTDAAGRHHVVDLLEPWPVVTVHDAVAAAAGTEVTPDTPRADLVALAERLHLDLDARAGRGAVLTELYEHLVERTTGRPTFYTDFPAEVSPLTRPHRRDDRLAERWDLVAFGAEIGTAYSELVDPVLQRRRLTEQSLQAAGGDPEAMELDEDFLVALEHAMPPTGGLGMGLDRLVMLLTGTSIRETITFPLVRPRGRG; encoded by the coding sequence GTGGTCGCGCGGCTGCTGGTCCTCGGGGCGGTGGTGCTGGGCCTGCAGGCGCTGGCCCCCGGCGTCGGCTGGACCGACCTGCTCGTCGACGTCTACTCCACGCTCGTGCTGCCCGTCGACGGCGCCACCGTCGGCTTCGCCGTCTTCCTGCTGATCCTGGCCGGCGGGCTGGCGCGGCGGAAGCAGGCCGCGTGGGTGGTCGCGCTGGTGCTCTGCGGGCTGGCGCTGCTGGGGGACGTGGTGGGCGTCGTCGGCCTGGTCCGGGCCTCGGCGCAGGCGGGGGAGGGCACGGCCCTCCCGCTGCTGGCCCGGTTCGCGGTGAACCTCGCCGTGCTCGGTTGGCTCACCGCGTGCCTGGTCCTGCACCGGCGCGAGTTCGACGCCCGGCGCCCGCCCGGCCGGGTCCGCTCGGCGCTGCTCACCCTCGCCGTCGGGCTGGTGGCCACCTTCGGCGTCGCGCTGCTGCTCGTCACCGTGGTGCCGAGCGCGCTGGTCGCGCCGCGGGGGCGGTCCGCCTGGGTGCTGCGCCAGCTGGGCACCCTGGCCCTCGACAGCGGCGGCTCGCTGACCGGGCCGGTCCTGGTCGCGCCGCCCAGCTGGGTCAGCACCGTGATCGGGGTGCTGGCCGGGCTCAGCCTGCTGGCCGCACTCGTCGTCCTCATGCGCAGCCAGCGCCGGGCGTCGCTGATGACCGACGCCGAGGAGCCGCGCGTCCGCGCCCTGGTCGCCCGGTCGGGGGAGGACTCGCTGGCCTACTTCGCCACCCGGCGGGACCGGGCGGTCGTCTTCGCCCCCGACGGCCGGGCGGCCGTCACCTACCGCGTCGACCTGGGCGTCTGCCTGGCCGCCGGCGACCCGCTGGGCCCGCGCGAGCAGTGGCCGGCCGCCATCGACGCCTGGCGCTCGCTCTGCGCGACCTACGGCTGGACGCCGGCCGTCATCGGCGCCGGCGAGCCGGGGGCCACCGCCTACGCGCGCGCCGGCCTGCGGGTCCTGCGGCTGGGCGACGAGGCGGTGCTGCAGCCGCGTGACTTCCACCTCGACGACAAGGAGATGCGCCCCGTCCGGCAGGCCGTCCAGCGGCTGGAGCGGGCGGGCTACCGCACCCGCGTCCGCCGGCAGCGCGAGGTGCCGGCCGAGGAGCTGGCCGCGCTCGTCGGCCTGGTCGAGGCATGGCGCGACGCCGAGACCGAGCGCGGCTTCTCGATGGCGCTGGGCCGGCTGGGCGACCCCGCCGACGGCGACTGCCTGGTGGTCGAGGCGCTGTTCCCCGACGCCCTGGTGGACGAGCGGGGGGCCGTCGCCGGCCTGCTCTCCTTCGTGCCCTGGGGGACCGACGGCTTCTCCCTCGACCTCATGCGCCGGCACCCGCAGGCGGACAACGGGGTCACCGAGCTGATGGTCTGCGCCGTGCTGGCCGCGGGCCGGGAGCTGGCGCTGCGGCGGGTGTCGCTGAACTTCGCGGTCTTCCGCTCGGCCTTCGAGGAGGGCGCGCGGATCGGCGCCGGGCCGGTGCTGCGGCTGTGGCGGCGGCTGCTGCTGGTGGCGTCGCGCTGGTGGCAGATCGAGTCGCTGTACCGCTCCAACGTCAAGTACCGCCCGCTCTGGCAACCCCGCTTCCTCTGCTACGCCGAGACCCGCGACATCGCGCTGGTCGGTGCGGCGTCGGGCGTGGCCGAGGGCTTCATCGACCTGCCGGGGTTCCTCCGCTCGCGCTCCCGGCCCGCCGCGGTCGGCGCCGGCCCGGCCAGGTCGGCGCCCGCCGAGCCACCCGCGGACCCGGCGGCCGACCCCTCCGACGCCGGCGACGCCCGCCGGCTGCCGGAGCAGGTGCGGCAGCGGATGGCGGTCCGCGACGACCTGCTGGCCCGCGGGGTCGACCCCTACCCGCCCGCCTTCCGGCCCGCCCGGAGCCTGGCCGAGCTCCGGCTGGGCATGACGACCTCCGTGGCCGGCCGCGTGCTGGCCGTCCGCGACCTCGGCGGCGTGGTGTTCCTGCTGGTGCAGGACTGGAGCGGCCGCGCGCAGCTGATGATCACCCGTGAGGCGGCCGGTCCGGAGGCGCTCGCCGAGCTGCGCCGGACCGTCGGCCGCGGGGACCACGTGGGCGCCGAGGGGACCGTCGTCCTGTCCCGCAGCGGCGAGCAGTCTCTGCAGGTCACCGCCTGGCTGCTCACCTCCAAGGCGCTGCGGCCGCCGCCCGACCTCCGCACCGGTGTGCCCGACCCGGAGACCCGGGTGCGGCAGCGCTACCTCGACCTCACGGTCAGCCCCGCGGCGCGCGGCCGGCTGGTCGCCCGCTCGGGAGCGGTCCGGGCGGTCCGCGACACCCTGCACGCGCTCGGGTACCTCGAGGTCGAGACGCCGGTGCTGCAGACCGTGCACGGCGGCGCGAACGCCCGGCCCTTCCGCACGCACATCAACGCCTACGACCTCGAGCTCTACCTGAGGATCGCGCCCGAGCTCTACCTCAAGCGGCTGATGGTGGGCGGGGTCGACCGGCTGTTCGAGATCGGCCGGAACTTCCGCAACGAGGGCGCGGACGCCACCCACAACCCCGAGTTCACGATGCTCGAGGCCTACCAGGCCTACGGCGACTACACGACGATGCGGGCGGTCGCCCAGCAGCTCGTCACCGAGGCGGCGCGCGCGGTGACCGGGCACCCCGTCGTCGAGGGCACCGACGCCGCGGGCCGGCACCACGTCGTCGACCTGCTGGAACCCTGGCCCGTGGTCACGGTGCACGACGCCGTCGCCGCGGCCGCGGGGACCGAGGTCACCCCGGACACCCCGCGCGCGGACCTGGTGGCGCTGGCGGAGCGGCTGCACCTCGACCTCGACGCGCGCGCGGGCCGTGGTGCGGTGCTCACCGAGCTCTACGAGCACCTGGTGGAGCGGACGACCGGCCGGCCCACCTTCTACACCGACTTCCCGGCCGAGGTGTCCCCGCTGACCCGCCCGCACCGGCGCGACGACCGGCTGGCCGAGCGCTGGGACCTCGTGGCCTTCGGCGCCGAGATCGGCACCGCGTACTCCGAGCTGGTCGACCCCGTCCTGCAGCGCCGCCGGCTCACCGAGCAGTCGCTGCAGGCGGCGGGCGGCGACCCGGAGGCGATGGAGCTGGACGAGGACTTCCTCGTCGCCCTCGAGCACGCCATGCCGCCCACCGGGGGCCTGGGGATGGGCCTGGACCGGCTCGTCATGCTGCTCACCGGCACCTCGATCCGGGAGACCATCACCTTCCCGCTGGTCCGGCCGCGGGGCCGGGGGTGA
- the pepN gene encoding aminopeptidase N, which yields MFPDNLTRAEAQARAALLRTSRYAVEVDLSGAGLPDPEREFVSRTTLSFTGLGTGSTHLDLIASSVTSASLDGVALDPASFAASRLPLEVTPGEHELTVVAVCRYSRSGQGLHRFVDPVDGRTYLYTQFESSDARRVYGCFEQPDLKARFTIAVVAPQGWQVVSNGHALEREPAGEGFVRHRFSETEPISTYLTALVAGDYVSVTSSYEALAGELPMAIYCRASLLEHLDADEIFAVTTDGFDVFETQFGFPYPFGKYDQVFVPEYNAGAMENVGCVTFRDEYIFRSRVTAASRSRRQDTILHELSHMWFGDLVTMRWWDDLWLKESFATWASNFAVSELAEDKTAVWARFLHGFKTNAYRGDQLPSTHPVAADIPDLEAVESNFDQITYAKGGSVLVQLVGYVGRETFLEGLRTYFAEHAFGNTSLDDLLRALEEASGRDLGAWSAQWLEQPGVNLLALELGTEDGRITSAAVRQTAHASWPTLRDHRIAVGLYAREGDALTRTDRVEVEVSGELTPVPALVGRPLPDLLLTNDEDLTYSKVRLDPHSTRTALAALPGLPDPLSRAVGWQALWDATRDATLPADAYLDLVLRGLTRETDLTVVGNLLGQAAVTAGSYTPPATRAATATTWQQGLRRLLHEAAAGSDHQLALARAFVGAARDEDCAAEVEGWLDGRDVPAGLELDQDLRWAVVARLAGLGRADEALIAAEERADGSVTGQERAAGARAARPTAEAKAEAWRLAVDEDTIPNAQQSAICLGFWQRQQDALLQPYVERYLQLAEDISASRGVWATKGVALRKSALRNLFPWPGDLQPFLEQLDAWLADAEIAPSVRRIILERRDEAVRALACQRVGSA from the coding sequence ATGTTTCCCGACAACCTGACGCGCGCCGAGGCGCAGGCCCGCGCAGCCCTGCTGCGCACCTCCCGCTACGCGGTCGAGGTGGACCTGTCCGGCGCCGGCCTGCCCGACCCGGAGCGCGAGTTCGTCTCCCGCACCACCCTCTCCTTCACCGGGCTCGGGACGGGCTCGACGCACCTCGACCTCATCGCGTCCTCGGTGACCAGCGCCAGCCTCGACGGCGTCGCGCTGGACCCGGCGTCCTTCGCCGCCTCCCGGCTGCCGCTGGAGGTGACCCCGGGCGAGCACGAGCTCACCGTCGTCGCCGTCTGCCGCTACAGCCGCAGCGGGCAGGGCCTGCACCGCTTCGTCGACCCGGTCGACGGCCGCACCTACCTCTACACGCAGTTCGAGTCCTCCGACGCGCGCCGCGTCTACGGCTGCTTCGAGCAGCCCGACCTCAAGGCCCGCTTCACCATCGCCGTCGTCGCGCCGCAGGGCTGGCAGGTGGTCTCCAACGGCCACGCGCTGGAGCGCGAGCCCGCCGGTGAGGGCTTCGTCCGGCACCGGTTCAGCGAGACCGAGCCGATCTCCACCTACCTGACCGCGCTGGTGGCCGGGGACTACGTCAGCGTCACGTCCAGCTACGAGGCGCTGGCCGGCGAGCTGCCGATGGCGATCTACTGCCGCGCCTCACTGCTCGAGCACCTCGACGCCGACGAGATCTTCGCCGTCACCACCGACGGGTTCGACGTCTTCGAGACCCAGTTCGGCTTCCCCTACCCCTTCGGCAAGTACGACCAGGTCTTCGTGCCGGAGTACAACGCCGGAGCCATGGAGAACGTCGGCTGCGTCACCTTCCGCGACGAGTACATCTTCCGCAGCCGGGTGACCGCCGCCTCCCGTTCCCGGCGCCAGGACACGATCCTGCACGAGCTGTCGCACATGTGGTTCGGCGACCTCGTGACCATGCGCTGGTGGGACGACCTGTGGCTCAAGGAGTCCTTCGCGACCTGGGCGTCCAACTTCGCCGTCAGCGAGCTGGCCGAGGACAAGACGGCCGTCTGGGCCCGCTTCCTGCACGGCTTCAAGACCAACGCCTACCGCGGCGACCAGCTCCCCTCCACGCACCCGGTGGCCGCCGACATCCCCGACCTCGAGGCCGTGGAGTCGAACTTCGACCAGATCACCTACGCCAAGGGCGGCTCGGTGCTCGTCCAGCTGGTCGGCTACGTGGGCCGCGAGACCTTCCTCGAGGGCCTGCGCACCTACTTCGCCGAGCACGCCTTCGGCAACACCTCCCTCGACGACCTGCTGCGCGCGCTGGAGGAGGCCTCGGGCCGCGACCTCGGCGCCTGGTCGGCGCAGTGGCTGGAGCAGCCCGGCGTCAACCTGCTCGCCCTCGAGCTGGGCACCGAGGACGGCCGGATCACCTCCGCCGCGGTCCGGCAGACCGCGCACGCGTCCTGGCCGACGCTGCGCGACCACCGCATCGCCGTCGGGCTCTACGCCCGCGAGGGCGACGCCCTCACCCGCACCGACCGCGTCGAGGTGGAGGTCAGCGGCGAGCTCACCCCCGTGCCGGCCCTGGTCGGGCGCCCGCTCCCCGACCTGCTGCTCACCAACGACGAGGACCTGACCTACAGCAAGGTCCGCCTCGACCCGCACTCGACGCGGACGGCGCTCGCCGCCCTGCCGGGGCTGCCCGACCCGCTCTCGCGCGCCGTCGGCTGGCAGGCGCTCTGGGACGCGACCCGCGACGCGACGCTGCCCGCCGACGCCTACCTGGACCTCGTGCTCCGCGGGCTGACCCGCGAGACGGACCTGACGGTGGTCGGCAACCTGCTCGGCCAGGCCGCGGTGACGGCCGGCAGCTACACCCCGCCCGCCACCCGCGCCGCGACGGCGACCACCTGGCAGCAGGGCCTGCGCCGGCTGCTGCACGAGGCCGCCGCCGGCTCGGACCACCAGCTGGCCCTGGCCCGCGCCTTCGTCGGCGCGGCCCGTGACGAGGACTGCGCGGCCGAGGTCGAGGGCTGGCTGGACGGCCGCGACGTGCCGGCCGGGCTCGAGCTCGACCAGGACCTCCGCTGGGCCGTCGTCGCCCGGCTGGCCGGCCTCGGCCGCGCCGACGAGGCGCTGATCGCCGCCGAGGAGCGGGCCGACGGCTCTGTCACCGGCCAGGAGCGGGCCGCCGGTGCCCGCGCCGCCCGCCCGACCGCCGAGGCCAAGGCCGAGGCGTGGCGGCTCGCGGTGGACGAGGACACCATCCCCAACGCCCAGCAGAGCGCCATCTGCCTCGGCTTCTGGCAGCGCCAGCAGGACGCGCTGCTGCAGCCCTACGTGGAGCGCTACCTGCAGCTGGCGGAGGACATCTCGGCGAGCCGCGGGGTCTGGGCCACCAAGGGCGTCGCGCTGCGCAAGAGCGCGCTGCGCAACCTCTTCCCCTGGCCGGGTGACCTGCAGCCCTTCCTCGAGCAGCTGGACGCCTGGCTCGCGGACGCCGAGATCGCCCCGTCGGTGCGCCGGATCATCCTCGAGCGGCGCGACGAGGCGGTCCGCGCCCTGGCCTGCCAGCGCGTCGGGTCCGCCTGA
- a CDS encoding DUF998 domain-containing protein, whose amino-acid sequence MSAAGSRGSLRTAPGRPVAAVAGLVTVLTYNTWAAWRPLNGHATLLDGYLSELGALDQPHDLFFRGGDLLSGLLVVVVGLHARSRWRARRAGTTSRWEALAWAGLLLFAVATVLDAFCALDCSPTLETACRVAEEQGRVSWRHAAHTWTSVGAQVGITTSLVAGWLGLVRRPGARHEPPTRRRVALGLAVVEVVALLVLVVMDGLGVPGLGYPQAVTVVAASLWCAVVGLGGLDAPPSSDRREATREPADALAGRVPR is encoded by the coding sequence GTGAGCGCCGCAGGCTCCCGGGGCTCCCTCCGGACCGCGCCGGGCCGTCCGGTCGCCGCCGTCGCCGGGCTCGTCACCGTGCTCACCTACAACACCTGGGCGGCCTGGCGCCCGCTCAACGGCCACGCAACCCTCCTCGACGGCTACCTCTCCGAGCTGGGCGCCCTCGACCAGCCGCACGACCTGTTCTTCCGCGGTGGCGACCTGCTGAGCGGCCTCCTCGTGGTGGTCGTCGGCCTGCACGCGCGGAGCCGCTGGCGCGCGCGCCGCGCCGGCACGACGAGCCGGTGGGAGGCGCTGGCCTGGGCCGGGCTGCTGCTGTTCGCCGTCGCCACCGTGCTCGACGCCTTCTGCGCCCTCGACTGCTCGCCCACCCTCGAGACCGCCTGCCGGGTCGCCGAGGAGCAGGGCCGGGTCTCCTGGCGGCACGCCGCGCACACCTGGACCAGCGTCGGCGCCCAGGTGGGGATCACGACGTCGCTCGTGGCCGGGTGGCTGGGTCTGGTGCGTCGTCCCGGCGCCCGGCACGAGCCCCCGACCCGACGACGGGTCGCGCTGGGCCTGGCCGTCGTCGAGGTCGTGGCCCTGCTCGTGCTCGTCGTGATGGACGGGCTCGGCGTCCCCGGGCTGGGCTACCCGCAGGCCGTGACGGTCGTGGCGGCGTCGCTGTGGTGCGCGGTCGTCGGGCTCGGCGGCCTGGACGCGCCGCCGTCGTCGGACCGGCGCGAGGCGACCCGAGAGCCTGCCGACGCCCTCGCCGGGCGGGTGCCGCGGTGA
- a CDS encoding ribose-5-phosphate isomerase: protein MRVHIGTDHAGFDLKNYLVSALVADGHDVVDHGPEAYDAEDDYPVYCIPAAEAAVAEPGSLGVVIGGSGNGEQIAANKVVGARAALAYDRDTATLARQHNDANVVAVGARMHTEEEALELVRLFLDTPFSGEERHARRIALLADYERDRTA from the coding sequence ATGCGCGTACACATCGGCACCGACCACGCCGGCTTCGACCTCAAGAACTACCTGGTCAGCGCCCTCGTCGCGGACGGGCACGACGTGGTCGACCACGGGCCGGAGGCCTACGACGCCGAGGACGACTACCCCGTCTACTGCATCCCGGCGGCCGAGGCGGCCGTCGCCGAGCCCGGCTCGCTGGGCGTCGTCATCGGCGGCTCGGGCAACGGCGAGCAGATCGCCGCGAACAAGGTCGTCGGCGCCCGCGCCGCCCTGGCCTACGACCGCGACACCGCCACCCTGGCCCGTCAGCACAACGACGCGAACGTCGTCGCCGTCGGCGCGCGCATGCACACCGAGGAGGAGGCGCTGGAGCTGGTCCGGCTGTTCCTCGACACCCCGTTCAGCGGGGAGGAGCGGCACGCGCGGCGGATCGCCCTGCTCGCCGACTACGAGCGCGACCGGACGGCCTGA
- a CDS encoding GDSL-type esterase/lipase family protein — protein MPAPPLRLDRRRLLGWGGALAAGLAVGGCTGDEPPAPAPWQQRLRTATPAGPRRIGVLGDSVAFGSGSSSPKPLHSLVGLLRQSLARTYGDGGTGWLLLNQQAWPVTAQNRGWDPRLVVHGPVTKIAAGLFRRTCAGLPDGGPDGSRAHVELTAEGRTATTLVLAQPGGRSQQLVSVDGGAPVALRNVLTGGPEPDVAPRGGPVAGHLVSEVDLGSPGRHTVRVWASGGPVHLVAVGTGTGAGPYVVDELAVAGESLETFLGPDDPARESFFGLPFLDTLAEDLLLVELGANDYNAGRPLDAVEADLRRLVTRQQATGGDVALCFPPVSSPTLYRPGTPTYADYTTRWTAVADDLGIGFCDLSRIWGDTFAEASALQPPRYADLLHPTDAGAADLAARVQDFLGL, from the coding sequence GTGCCCGCTCCCCCGCTGCGCCTGGACCGGCGCCGGCTCCTCGGCTGGGGCGGCGCCCTGGCCGCCGGTCTCGCCGTCGGCGGCTGCACCGGCGACGAGCCGCCCGCACCGGCGCCGTGGCAGCAGCGGCTGCGGACCGCGACGCCGGCCGGGCCGCGCCGGATCGGCGTCCTCGGCGACTCGGTCGCGTTCGGCTCCGGCAGCTCCTCGCCGAAGCCGCTGCACAGCCTCGTGGGCCTGCTGCGGCAGAGCCTCGCCCGCACCTACGGCGACGGCGGTACCGGCTGGCTGCTGCTCAACCAGCAGGCCTGGCCGGTGACGGCGCAGAACCGGGGCTGGGACCCCCGGCTGGTCGTCCACGGCCCGGTGACCAAGATCGCGGCGGGGCTGTTCCGGCGGACCTGCGCCGGCCTGCCCGACGGCGGCCCGGACGGCTCCCGCGCCCACGTCGAGCTGACGGCCGAGGGCCGGACCGCCACCACCCTGGTGCTGGCCCAGCCGGGCGGCCGCAGCCAGCAGCTGGTGTCGGTCGACGGCGGCGCCCCGGTCGCGCTGCGCAACGTCCTCACCGGCGGCCCGGAACCGGACGTCGCCCCGCGCGGCGGACCGGTGGCGGGCCACCTCGTCAGCGAGGTCGACCTCGGCTCCCCCGGCCGGCACACGGTGCGGGTCTGGGCTAGCGGCGGCCCGGTGCACCTGGTCGCCGTCGGCACCGGGACGGGCGCGGGCCCCTACGTCGTCGACGAGCTGGCCGTGGCCGGGGAGTCGCTGGAGACCTTCCTCGGCCCCGACGACCCGGCGCGCGAGAGCTTCTTCGGGCTGCCCTTCCTCGACACCCTGGCCGAGGACCTGCTGCTGGTGGAGCTGGGCGCCAACGACTACAACGCGGGCCGGCCGCTGGACGCCGTCGAGGCCGACCTGCGCCGCCTCGTCACCCGGCAGCAGGCCACCGGCGGCGACGTCGCGCTGTGCTTCCCGCCGGTCTCCAGCCCGACGCTGTACCGGCCCGGCACGCCGACCTACGCGGACTACACGACCCGCTGGACGGCCGTCGCCGACGACCTCGGGATCGGCTTCTGCGACCTCAGCCGGATCTGGGGCGACACCTTCGCCGAGGCGTCGGCGCTGCAGCCGCCCCGCTACGCCGACCTGCTGCACCCCACCGACGCGGGCGCCGCCGACCTCGCCGCGCGGGTGCAGGACTTCCTCGGCCTCTGA
- a CDS encoding DNA-3-methyladenine glycosylase family protein, producing MAVPGPFAGAALLDFLLRHAVAGVEIGATADDGSVRYARTLGLAHGPATLDLRWADGVLALAVDADPRDHGEAVRRVEHLVDAAAEPAVVDAHLARDPALAGLVAATPGLRVPGVLDPAEMLVRTLIGQQISLAAARTHGAALSARLGSPAAGGGPGLERLWPTPAQFAAVDPTTLPMPRARGRALVGVAERLLDGRLVLDPALDPVEARAALLACPGIGPWTADYVLMRVWHVPDVLLVSDLIIGRELAALGAADPASWSPYRSYATLHLWHAFLQRSPT from the coding sequence GTGGCCGTCCCGGGGCCGTTCGCCGGGGCCGCGCTGCTGGACTTCCTGCTCCGGCACGCGGTAGCCGGGGTGGAGATCGGGGCGACGGCTGACGACGGGTCGGTCCGCTACGCCCGGACGCTGGGCCTGGCGCACGGGCCGGCGACGCTGGACCTGCGGTGGGCGGACGGCGTGCTCGCGCTGGCGGTCGACGCCGACCCGCGCGACCACGGCGAGGCGGTCCGGCGCGTCGAGCACCTCGTCGACGCGGCAGCCGAGCCGGCCGTCGTCGACGCCCACCTGGCGCGCGACCCGGCGCTGGCCGGGCTGGTGGCCGCCACCCCCGGGCTGCGGGTGCCGGGCGTGCTGGACCCCGCCGAGATGCTCGTCCGGACGCTCATCGGCCAGCAGATCTCCCTCGCGGCCGCGCGCACCCACGGGGCCGCGCTGAGCGCACGGCTGGGCTCCCCCGCGGCTGGCGGTGGTCCCGGCCTGGAGCGGCTGTGGCCGACGCCCGCGCAGTTCGCCGCGGTGGACCCGACGACGCTGCCGATGCCGCGGGCCCGGGGGCGCGCGCTGGTCGGGGTGGCGGAGCGGCTGCTCGACGGCCGGCTGGTGCTGGACCCGGCGCTGGACCCCGTCGAGGCCCGCGCCGCCCTGCTGGCCTGCCCCGGGATCGGGCCCTGGACAGCCGACTACGTGCTGATGCGGGTCTGGCACGTCCCCGACGTGCTGCTGGTCTCCGACCTGATCATCGGCCGGGAGCTCGCCGCCCTCGGCGCCGCCGACCCGGCGTCCTGGTCGCCCTACCGCTCCTACGCCACGCTCCACCTGTGGCACGCGTTCCTGCAGCGCTCGCCGACCTGA
- a CDS encoding extensin family protein → MPDPLTRRRVLGLGAGLAVTGLAGCGAVPDLGGGVAERGESATCVPRSALGSHRTVGGLPLVYEPDGRRSAFRFDAAFHARLGTWAEGLAAVLPSPPEQLSTYGSWTDGGTACDSWHHAGRAFDLARVRLADGTEVSCRHDRWRSLDGARLDEARQRYWALAAGLHARFSYVLTYLYDAQHANHVHVDNGRSGDGDPTFSPRSGVQVDVVQAVCRYLWGQPVELTGSWDAATRRAAGTVLDGLGLDDDLQAPGSWTGLMSAAAARGRD, encoded by the coding sequence GTGCCCGACCCGCTGACCCGTCGCCGCGTGCTCGGCCTCGGCGCGGGGCTGGCGGTCACCGGCCTGGCGGGCTGCGGCGCGGTGCCCGACCTCGGCGGCGGGGTCGCCGAGCGCGGGGAGAGCGCCACCTGCGTGCCGCGCTCCGCGCTGGGCTCCCACCGCACGGTCGGCGGGCTGCCGCTGGTCTACGAGCCGGACGGGCGGCGCAGCGCCTTCCGCTTCGACGCCGCCTTCCACGCCCGGCTGGGGACCTGGGCCGAGGGGCTGGCCGCGGTGCTGCCGTCGCCGCCGGAGCAGCTCAGCACCTACGGCAGCTGGACCGACGGCGGCACCGCCTGCGACTCCTGGCACCACGCCGGCCGGGCCTTCGACCTGGCCCGCGTCCGGCTGGCCGACGGCACCGAGGTGTCCTGCCGCCACGACCGCTGGCGCTCCCTCGACGGGGCCCGGCTGGACGAGGCCAGGCAGCGCTACTGGGCCCTCGCCGCCGGCCTGCACGCCCGGTTCTCCTACGTGCTCACCTACCTCTACGACGCCCAGCACGCCAACCACGTGCACGTCGACAACGGCCGCTCCGGCGACGGCGACCCCACCTTCAGCCCGCGCTCGGGTGTCCAGGTCGACGTCGTCCAGGCCGTCTGCCGCTACCTGTGGGGGCAGCCCGTCGAGCTGACCGGCTCGTGGGACGCCGCGACCCGCCGCGCGGCCGGCACGGTGCTGGACGGGCTCGGCCTCGACGACGACCTGCAGGCGCCGGGCAGCTGGACCGGCCTGATGTCCGCCGCCGCCGCGCGCGGCCGGGACTGA
- a CDS encoding DUF5130 family protein → MPAGEVLDFVEKRRLQRAVEVAEEISGLAFSVYVGPGEVPVRRHAERLHAGLKDADGTVLVFCDPAGRSLEIVTGTTARRVLDDFDCRLAAVSMQTSFLTGDVVGGLVNGIQQLGQSARHPETLHTSRIS, encoded by the coding sequence GTGCCCGCTGGTGAGGTGCTGGACTTCGTCGAGAAGCGCCGCCTGCAGCGCGCCGTCGAGGTCGCCGAGGAGATCTCCGGCCTCGCCTTCTCCGTCTACGTCGGGCCGGGCGAGGTCCCGGTCCGCCGGCACGCCGAGCGGCTGCACGCCGGCCTGAAGGACGCCGACGGCACCGTCCTGGTGTTCTGCGACCCGGCCGGCCGCTCCCTGGAGATCGTCACCGGCACCACGGCCCGCCGCGTGCTCGACGACTTCGACTGCCGCCTCGCCGCCGTCTCCATGCAGACCTCGTTCCTGACCGGCGACGTCGTCGGCGGCCTCGTCAACGGCATCCAGCAGCTGGGCCAGTCCGCCCGGCACCCCGAGACGCTGCACACCTCGCGCATCTCCTGA